Proteins from a genomic interval of Halopseudomonas litoralis:
- a CDS encoding PHP domain-containing protein: protein MLADLHMHSTASDGALGPAELMARAAAAGIDLVALTDHDCVDGLAEAQQAAVAHGMRWVSGVELSAQWQGHTIHILGYGFDMQSPTLLEALAAVRDGRWQRAEQIATRLAAKRMPGALEGALAVQQATGSDPGSPPARPHFADWMVQAGYVRDRAEAFRKWLGAGKLGDIKQHWPELEQAVEQLRAAGGIAVLAHPWHYGFTRTRIRRLLRDFAQAGGRGIEVSNGKQAPEQVAVLARMSSEFGFLASCGSDFHHPDSPWMALGKMTPLPADCAPVWHDARFPGDAACDMAATDSRLPGN from the coding sequence TTGTTAGCGGATCTGCACATGCACAGTACGGCCTCGGACGGCGCCCTTGGGCCCGCAGAGCTGATGGCGCGGGCAGCGGCGGCCGGGATCGATCTGGTGGCATTGACCGACCACGATTGTGTCGATGGCCTGGCTGAAGCGCAGCAGGCTGCGGTGGCCCATGGCATGCGCTGGGTCAGTGGCGTCGAGTTGTCCGCGCAATGGCAGGGCCACACTATACATATTCTCGGTTACGGCTTTGATATGCAGTCGCCGACGCTGCTGGAAGCGCTGGCCGCTGTGCGCGATGGGCGTTGGCAGCGTGCCGAGCAGATTGCCACCCGGCTGGCCGCCAAGCGCATGCCCGGTGCGTTGGAAGGCGCACTGGCAGTGCAGCAGGCGACCGGCAGTGATCCGGGCAGCCCTCCGGCGCGCCCGCATTTTGCCGACTGGATGGTGCAGGCCGGGTATGTGCGCGATCGCGCCGAAGCCTTTCGCAAGTGGTTGGGAGCGGGCAAGCTGGGAGATATCAAACAGCACTGGCCGGAACTGGAGCAAGCGGTGGAACAACTGCGTGCCGCTGGCGGCATTGCGGTGCTGGCGCATCCCTGGCATTACGGCTTTACTCGCACCCGTATCCGCCGGCTGCTGCGTGACTTTGCCCAGGCCGGTGGGCGTGGCATTGAGGTGTCCAATGGCAAGCAGGCGCCGGAACAGGTGGCGGTGCTGGCGCGGATGAGTAGCGAATTCGGTTTTCTGGCCAGTTGTGGCAGCGACTTCCATCATCCTGATTCGCCGTGGATGGCGCTGGGTAAAATGACGCCCTTGCCCGCGGACTGTGCGCCGGTGTGGCATGATGCGCGGTTCCCCGGCGACGCAGCTTGCGATATGGCGGCCACAGACTCTAGACTGCCGGGAAACTGA
- a CDS encoding response regulator transcription factor, whose product MIDDDQELCELLGSWLAAEGFSLTSVHDGAAGLDAARAGSYEAIVLDMMLPSMNGLEVLRALRQTCNTPLLMLSARGEPVDRILGLELGADDYLAKPCDPRELVARLRALLRRAAPAPDDQALLLGDLRMDTGSLMVWQNDELLTLTQTEALILRELLERPGQLIDRQNLSRQALGKPLGPHDRSLDMHMSNLRRKLGPHADGRPRIQSIRGRGYLYS is encoded by the coding sequence ATGATCGACGATGACCAGGAGCTCTGCGAGCTGCTGGGCTCCTGGCTGGCGGCCGAAGGTTTCTCCCTGACCAGCGTGCACGATGGCGCCGCCGGACTCGACGCCGCCCGCGCCGGCAGCTACGAGGCCATCGTGCTGGACATGATGCTGCCCAGCATGAACGGGCTGGAGGTGCTGCGCGCCCTGCGCCAGACCTGCAATACCCCGCTGCTGATGCTCAGCGCGCGCGGCGAACCTGTGGATCGCATTCTCGGCCTCGAGCTGGGTGCGGATGATTATCTGGCCAAACCCTGCGACCCGCGTGAACTGGTAGCCAGACTGCGGGCGCTGCTACGTCGCGCTGCACCCGCACCCGACGACCAGGCCCTGCTACTTGGCGACCTGCGCATGGACACCGGCAGCCTGATGGTCTGGCAGAACGATGAACTCCTGACCCTGACCCAGACCGAGGCGCTGATCCTGCGCGAATTGCTGGAACGTCCCGGCCAGCTGATCGATCGACAGAACCTGTCGCGTCAGGCCCTGGGCAAACCGCTCGGCCCGCATGACCGCAGCCTGGACATGCACATGAGCAATCTGCGACGCAAACTCGGCCCCCATGCCGACGGGCGCCCGCGCATCCAGTCGATCCGCGGACGCGGCTATCTGTACAGCTGA
- a CDS encoding sensor histidine kinase, with the protein MRLFWKVFAVLWLATLLVGGSGFLISRALQQDWMLLQFHPKLRDFSEQLVTVYEQQGPDAAQLWLEGQRRDNRLRAQLFDAQGQRLIDGTLPTLPRFDTPDQSGPERTRHGRLFQLAWDSERAQYQLLLHVPSTELFRWQHTPFAMITNVSIALLLLALVSLLLSRYLTGPLRKLGVAAQDLAQGRFDDKTLADIGARRDEIGDLSRRFRSMGNRVQSLLDSQNQLMRDISHELRSPLARLRIGLALGNKQGLEVDDPLWPRLDRECSRLDSLIDDILTLSRLDAQSVPLEVIDLDRLISDAVEDARFAADRQRLKIQGATGRTVNGWPDQLASALDNLLRNALRFSPSDGLISIELSANAQGSDIRVTDEGPGVPEEWLPRLGEPFARVPGQPADSGHGLGLAIARRAVARHGGTLDFSLGKSGGLSAHIHLPHQLSGQRRKKSRGSSSGAALSGVID; encoded by the coding sequence ATGCGGCTGTTCTGGAAAGTCTTTGCCGTTCTCTGGCTCGCCACTCTGCTGGTTGGCGGCTCGGGATTTCTGATCAGCCGCGCGCTGCAGCAGGACTGGATGCTGCTGCAGTTCCATCCCAAACTGCGTGACTTCAGCGAACAGCTGGTCACAGTATATGAACAGCAGGGCCCGGACGCGGCCCAGCTGTGGCTGGAAGGTCAGCGCAGAGACAACCGTCTGCGTGCACAGCTGTTTGATGCCCAGGGGCAACGCCTGATTGACGGCACCCTGCCCACTCTCCCCCGTTTTGATACACCGGACCAGAGCGGACCGGAGCGCACCCGGCACGGGCGATTGTTCCAGCTGGCCTGGGATTCCGAGCGAGCGCAATATCAGCTGCTGCTGCATGTGCCCTCCACCGAGCTGTTCCGCTGGCAGCACACCCCCTTTGCAATGATCACCAATGTCAGCATCGCCCTGCTCTTGCTGGCACTGGTGAGCCTGCTGCTCAGTCGCTACCTGACCGGCCCGCTGAGAAAGCTCGGCGTCGCCGCTCAGGATCTGGCGCAAGGCCGGTTCGACGATAAGACCCTGGCAGATATAGGCGCACGCCGGGATGAAATCGGCGACCTGTCGCGACGTTTCCGCAGTATGGGCAACCGTGTACAGAGCCTGCTCGACAGTCAGAACCAACTGATGCGCGACATCTCCCATGAGTTGCGCTCTCCGCTGGCGCGACTGCGCATCGGACTGGCGCTGGGCAATAAACAGGGTCTGGAGGTGGATGACCCCCTGTGGCCCAGACTGGACCGCGAATGCAGTCGGCTGGACAGCCTGATCGACGACATCCTCACGCTCAGCCGCCTGGATGCCCAGAGCGTCCCACTGGAAGTGATTGATCTGGACCGGCTGATCAGTGACGCCGTGGAGGATGCGCGCTTCGCCGCCGACCGGCAGCGCCTGAAGATACAGGGCGCGACGGGTCGCACGGTCAACGGCTGGCCGGATCAACTGGCCAGCGCGCTCGACAACCTCTTGCGTAATGCTCTGCGTTTTTCACCCAGCGACGGGCTGATCAGTATCGAGCTGTCAGCCAACGCGCAGGGCAGTGATATTCGCGTGACCGATGAAGGCCCCGGTGTACCTGAGGAGTGGCTCCCGCGACTCGGCGAGCCCTTTGCTCGCGTACCGGGGCAGCCAGCAGACAGCGGCCACGGCCTTGGCCTGGCGATTGCCCGCCGAGCAGTTGCCCGACATGGCGGCACGCTCGACTTCAGCCTGGGCAAATCAGGCGGCCTGAGCGCCCATATCCATCTGCCGCATCAGCTCTCCGGCCAGCGTCGGAAGAAATCGCGGGGTTCCAGTTCCGGCGCCGCCCTGTCGGGGGTCATTGACTGA
- a CDS encoding nitroreductase family protein, translating into MDALTALHNRVSMPRLIGPAPTPEQQEALFQAALRTPDHARLRPWRFLVLEGQGLERLGELFTVSALNRTGDPNAAEVLRAPSLPQRAPMIIIAISSARVHPKVPEIEQDMSCAVAVGNMLVAAHALGLGAVWRTGELAYDPLVREGLGLQAHEKIIAFLYLGQSMTPDRAAPELEPRDFFRRWPES; encoded by the coding sequence ATGGACGCACTGACCGCATTGCACAACCGGGTTTCCATGCCCCGATTGATCGGGCCGGCCCCGACCCCCGAGCAGCAGGAGGCGCTCTTCCAGGCCGCGCTGCGCACGCCGGACCACGCTCGCCTGCGGCCATGGCGCTTTCTGGTCCTGGAAGGTCAGGGACTGGAACGGCTGGGCGAGCTCTTCACTGTCTCCGCCCTGAACAGGACCGGTGACCCGAACGCGGCTGAAGTACTGCGCGCGCCCAGCCTGCCGCAGCGGGCACCGATGATCATCATCGCCATCAGCAGTGCGCGAGTACATCCCAAGGTTCCGGAAATCGAGCAGGATATGTCCTGCGCGGTTGCGGTCGGCAACATGTTGGTCGCGGCCCATGCCCTGGGGCTGGGCGCGGTATGGCGTACCGGTGAGCTGGCCTATGATCCGCTGGTGCGGGAAGGGCTGGGCTTGCAGGCGCACGAGAAGATCATTGCCTTTCTGTATCTCGGTCAGTCAATGACCCCCGACAGGGCGGCGCCGGAACTGGAACCCCGCGATTTCTTCCGACGCTGGCCGGAGAGCTGA
- a CDS encoding YciI family protein yields the protein MLYAIMASDAPGTLDARLAARSEHLTRLQQLQDAGRLLLAGPHPAIDSNDPGSAGFTGSLVVAEFASLEDAQSWADSDPYIAAGVYDQVLVKPFKRVLPA from the coding sequence ATGTTATACGCCATCATGGCCAGCGATGCCCCCGGTACGCTTGACGCGCGGCTGGCAGCCCGCTCCGAGCACCTTACCCGTCTTCAGCAATTGCAGGATGCAGGCCGCTTGCTGCTGGCAGGGCCACATCCGGCGATCGACTCGAATGATCCCGGCAGCGCCGGGTTTACCGGCAGCCTGGTGGTGGCCGAATTCGCTTCCCTGGAGGACGCGCAAAGCTGGGCTGACAGCGATCCTTATATTGCCGCCGGGGTTTACGATCAGGTTCTGGTGAAACCTTTCAAACGTGTCCTGCCGGCCTGA
- a CDS encoding L-threonylcarbamoyladenylate synthase, translated as MSQYFQIHPDNPQSRLISQAADVVRNGGVIAYPTDSAYALGCHLGDKSALERIRRLRQLDDKHNFTLVCRDLSELGVYAKVDNATFRLLKGNTPGPYTFILHATSEVPRRLLHPKRRTIGLRIPDHQITLALLEELGEPLMSVTLLMPGDDLPLTDPDDIRERLDKHVDLIIDSGACTIEPTTVVALLNGETEVRRIGRGDPEPFGVSRE; from the coding sequence GTGAGCCAATATTTCCAGATTCACCCGGACAATCCGCAATCGCGTCTGATCAGTCAGGCGGCGGACGTCGTGCGCAACGGTGGAGTGATCGCTTACCCGACCGATTCGGCCTACGCTCTGGGCTGTCATCTGGGTGACAAGAGCGCGTTGGAGCGTATTCGTCGCCTGCGTCAACTGGATGACAAGCACAACTTCACTCTGGTCTGCCGTGACCTGTCGGAGCTGGGCGTCTATGCCAAGGTCGACAATGCCACCTTTCGGTTGCTGAAGGGCAACACACCGGGGCCTTATACCTTCATTCTGCACGCCACCAGTGAAGTGCCCAGGCGCCTGCTGCACCCCAAGCGGCGGACCATAGGGCTGCGCATTCCCGATCACCAGATTACCCTGGCGCTGCTTGAAGAGTTGGGGGAGCCATTGATGAGCGTGACCCTGCTGATGCCCGGCGACGATTTGCCGTTGACCGATCCCGACGATATTCGCGAACGTCTGGACAAGCATGTCGATCTGATCATCGACAGCGGCGCATGCACCATCGAACCAACCACAGTGGTCGCGCTGCTCAATGGCGAAACCGAAGTGCGCCGCATCGGTCGCGGCGACCCGGAACCTTTCGGCGTCAGCCGTGAATGA
- a CDS encoding tryptophan--tRNA ligase, giving the protein MSSVESQRRVVSGMRPTGRLHLGHYHGVLKNWVKLQHEYECFFFAADWHALTTLYETPQDIEQNVWDMMIDWLAAGVSGTSATMFIQSQVPEHAELNLLLSMSTPLSWLERVPTYKDQQEKLRDLDLATYGFLGYPLLMSADILVYRAGLVPVGADQLSHVEITRELARRFNHLYGKEAGFEDKARAAIQKMGKKAAKLYSNLRTAYQEKGDAEALDTARALLQEQQNITLGDKERLFGYLEGGGKVILPEPQALLTPASKMPGLDGQKMSKSYGNTITLRDTTDEVSEKVRRMPTDPARVRRTDPGDPDKCPVYQLHLVYTDKATHDWVNQGCRSAGIGCLDCKKPVIDAICTELAPMQARAVEYENNPDAVRLILTEGAERARDAARDTLAEVRQAIGLNYRRG; this is encoded by the coding sequence TTGAGTTCCGTTGAATCCCAGCGCCGGGTAGTATCGGGCATGCGCCCCACCGGCCGCCTGCATTTAGGTCATTATCATGGCGTGCTCAAGAACTGGGTAAAGCTGCAGCATGAGTATGAGTGCTTCTTCTTTGCAGCCGACTGGCACGCATTGACCACCCTGTACGAGACCCCGCAGGATATCGAACAGAACGTCTGGGATATGATGATCGATTGGTTGGCTGCCGGTGTCAGTGGCACCTCCGCGACCATGTTCATTCAGTCGCAAGTGCCCGAACACGCCGAGCTGAATCTGCTGCTGTCCATGTCCACGCCGCTGAGCTGGTTGGAGCGGGTGCCGACCTACAAGGATCAGCAGGAAAAACTCCGCGACCTGGATCTGGCCACCTACGGCTTCCTCGGTTATCCGTTGCTGATGAGTGCGGACATCCTCGTCTACCGTGCCGGCTTGGTGCCGGTCGGTGCCGACCAGCTGTCCCATGTCGAGATCACCCGTGAGCTGGCGCGCCGCTTCAACCATCTGTACGGCAAGGAGGCGGGCTTTGAAGACAAGGCACGCGCCGCCATTCAGAAGATGGGCAAGAAGGCTGCCAAACTGTACAGCAATCTGCGCACCGCCTATCAGGAAAAGGGCGACGCCGAGGCGCTGGACACCGCCCGCGCGCTGCTGCAGGAGCAGCAGAACATCACTCTGGGTGACAAGGAACGGCTGTTCGGCTACCTCGAAGGCGGCGGCAAGGTTATCCTCCCCGAGCCCCAGGCATTGCTGACCCCGGCATCGAAAATGCCCGGTCTTGATGGGCAGAAGATGTCCAAGTCCTATGGTAATACCATCACTCTGCGTGACACCACCGATGAGGTCAGCGAGAAGGTTCGACGCATGCCGACTGACCCGGCACGGGTACGCCGTACCGACCCGGGTGACCCGGACAAGTGCCCGGTCTACCAGCTGCATCTGGTCTATACCGACAAGGCCACCCATGACTGGGTGAACCAGGGATGCCGCAGCGCGGGTATCGGTTGTCTGGATTGCAAGAAGCCGGTTATCGATGCCATCTGCACCGAGCTGGCACCGATGCAGGCGCGGGCTGTGGAGTATGAGAACAACCCGGATGCCGTGCGCCTGATCCTCACTGAAGGTGCCGAGCGCGCCCGCGATGCGGCGCGCGATACCCTGGCCGAAGTACGCCAGGCCATCGGCCTGAACTACCGTCGCGGCTGA